The Trichoplusia ni isolate ovarian cell line Hi5 chromosome 10, tn1, whole genome shotgun sequence genome window below encodes:
- the LOC113498101 gene encoding carbonyl reductase [NADPH] 3-like isoform X1, with the protein MAPNLDQDKTTMSESKVAIVTGANKGLGYAITQKLCEKYKGKVYLTSRDEVKGRNACEQLMKLGLNPTFYQLDITNNESVKKFVTHIHDNNEEVEILINNAGVLFLKDAPESKLVQAQQTISVNFTSLVFLTEAILPFMKSGGKIVNISSSSGHLSRIPSEDLRKKFSSKKLTLDELKCLVSSYVEDVTADREIRKGWGASPYVVSKVAVNAYTFILHRKLASQGITVNCVHPGYVQSDMTHGAGNIAPLLAANVPVQLALAPREIGQFIWHNGSAVPWGGKDPRVYIDGRHV; encoded by the exons ATCAAGATAAAACAACGATGTCGGAAAGTAAAGTAGCGATCGTAACAGGAGCGAATAAAGGACTTGGCTACGCAATAACCCAAAAACTATGCGAGAAATATAAGGGGAAAGTGTACTTGACATCCCGAGACGAAGTAAAAGGAAGAAACGCATGTGAACAACTTATGAAATTAGGACTAAATCCGACGTTCTACCAACTTGACATCACCAATAACGAAAGTGTGAAAAAGTTTGTAACGCATATCCATGACAATAATGAAGAAGTCGAAATATTAATCAATAATGCAGGAGTTCTATTTTTGAAAGACGCGCCAGAATCAAAACTCGTCCAAGCTCAGCAAACTATATCTGTGAACTTTACTTCATTAGTTTTTCTAACGGAAGCCATCTTGCCTTTCATGAAAAGTGGCGGGAAAATCGTGAATATATCGAGTTCATCTGGACATTTGTCTAGGATACCATCTGAGGATTTGAGAAAGAAATTCAGTAGTAAGAAACTGACGTTGGATGAATTGAAGTGTCTGGTCAGCAGTTATGTAGAAGACGTGACGGCCGATAGGGAAATAAGGAAGGGGTGGGGAGCCTCGCCGTATGTCGTGTCAAAAGTTGCTGTCAACGCTTATACGTTTATTTTGCACCGCAAGCTCGCATCTCAGG GTATAACAGTCAACTGCGTGCACCCCGGATATGTGCAGTCTGATATGACACACGGGGCTGGCAACATAGCTCCTCTGTTGGCAGCTAATGTTCCTGTGCAGCTTGCTCTCGCTCCCCGGGAGATAGGGCAATTCATATGGCATAATGGCAGCGCTGTGCCGTGGGGAGGAAAAGACCCTCGCGTGTATATTGATGGAAGACATGTAtaa
- the LOC113498101 gene encoding carbonyl reductase [NADPH] 3-like isoform X2, producing the protein MSESKVAIVTGANKGLGYAITQKLCEKYKGKVYLTSRDEVKGRNACEQLMKLGLNPTFYQLDITNNESVKKFVTHIHDNNEEVEILINNAGVLFLKDAPESKLVQAQQTISVNFTSLVFLTEAILPFMKSGGKIVNISSSSGHLSRIPSEDLRKKFSSKKLTLDELKCLVSSYVEDVTADREIRKGWGASPYVVSKVAVNAYTFILHRKLASQGITVNCVHPGYVQSDMTHGAGNIAPLLAANVPVQLALAPREIGQFIWHNGSAVPWGGKDPRVYIDGRHV; encoded by the exons ATGTCGGAAAGTAAAGTAGCGATCGTAACAGGAGCGAATAAAGGACTTGGCTACGCAATAACCCAAAAACTATGCGAGAAATATAAGGGGAAAGTGTACTTGACATCCCGAGACGAAGTAAAAGGAAGAAACGCATGTGAACAACTTATGAAATTAGGACTAAATCCGACGTTCTACCAACTTGACATCACCAATAACGAAAGTGTGAAAAAGTTTGTAACGCATATCCATGACAATAATGAAGAAGTCGAAATATTAATCAATAATGCAGGAGTTCTATTTTTGAAAGACGCGCCAGAATCAAAACTCGTCCAAGCTCAGCAAACTATATCTGTGAACTTTACTTCATTAGTTTTTCTAACGGAAGCCATCTTGCCTTTCATGAAAAGTGGCGGGAAAATCGTGAATATATCGAGTTCATCTGGACATTTGTCTAGGATACCATCTGAGGATTTGAGAAAGAAATTCAGTAGTAAGAAACTGACGTTGGATGAATTGAAGTGTCTGGTCAGCAGTTATGTAGAAGACGTGACGGCCGATAGGGAAATAAGGAAGGGGTGGGGAGCCTCGCCGTATGTCGTGTCAAAAGTTGCTGTCAACGCTTATACGTTTATTTTGCACCGCAAGCTCGCATCTCAGG GTATAACAGTCAACTGCGTGCACCCCGGATATGTGCAGTCTGATATGACACACGGGGCTGGCAACATAGCTCCTCTGTTGGCAGCTAATGTTCCTGTGCAGCTTGCTCTCGCTCCCCGGGAGATAGGGCAATTCATATGGCATAATGGCAGCGCTGTGCCGTGGGGAGGAAAAGACCCTCGCGTGTATATTGATGGAAGACATGTAtaa
- the LOC113498099 gene encoding uncharacterized protein LOC113498099 isoform X1: MSVLNQSGEEQVECPLCMEPLEVDDLHFYPCTCGYQICRFCWNRIREGENGLCPACRKAYPENPADFTPLSQEQVAAIKTEKKAREQKRRNKTLESRRALANVRVVQNNLVFVVGLPVRLADPEILKRQEYFGKYGKIHKVVINQSTTYAGSQGPSASAYVTYVSPADALRAIQGVNNVTLDGRVLKGSLGTTKYCANFMKNQPCPKPDCMYLHELGDPKASFTKEEMHAGLHQVYERKLHNQLLQAQRDKPDDKHSNSSGNSSTNAEKSSSKDGNQSNFIPTTVVTSSHINVVNSSKSNKKESVNGNSGSSSSSSGGSGSGGKEAWPSLGASPPADSPARKQPSPKPIHSQVKSQENGTSESSSPTQQIHQAQTKQSKDTHTDSKTNRSKETNSTNGQSSKKSKTDNKSKQKSSNSINNDNNDTETLDTKQYNSTQTTHTSVFESDTQSFLSNDIDELESDRHSLLEKHDLLDSQHSLLDSQHSLLGSQHSLLGSQHSLLGSQHSLLDHEHPLLGAREPPLNGYLLDRDTLPYLANDTRQISQISQGLMDQKELLLRERSQSEMLMRQNELMARQHNVMVEPKHYMPSSSIGLESASEILGANFHPNPNMLPPFGMRVDNSMGGSSLSASSLANSMGGGYMMHSQQLMQQSQPQMQQTGLVNGFDIPQSANEVRYLAENMDKFFTDFHKAQQMRLQLSRGAADERRYVDHHHYPQNMLSAERLEMEHKQRMNNIRGNEGNGGRAAGDGDDDLDFDPFKETQKAFAELMETEMMQNTVSSGDNMDRVRRSRLAPPGFSHMNAFGVAPRPQQTHHQSYNSNSAMFSDWTQMDPAIMSTSVSLGKAAGAGGPALSPQQAELFARFNQLGVEGRPGWARLGWGGVGYAGVSLPPGFAPAKPAQRPAECIDAK; the protein is encoded by the exons ATGTCAGTGCTGAATCAGAGTGGAGAAGAGCAG GTGGAATGTCCCCTGTGTATGGAACCCTTGGAGGTGGACGATCTCCACTTCTACCCGTGCACATGTGGATACCAA ATATGCCGGTTTTGCTGGAATCGAATTCGGGAAGGCGAGAACGGTTTATGTCCGGCGTGTCGGAAAGCCTACCCGGAGAACCCGGCAGACTTCACTCCGCTCAGTCAAGAGCAG GTTGCAGCAATAAAGACGGAGAAAAAGGCGCGCGAGCAGAAGCGGCGGAACAAGACGCTGGAGTCGCGGCGCGCGCTCGCCAACGTGCGCGTCGTGCAGAACAACCTCGTGTTCGTGGTCGGCCTGCCCGTGCGGCTCGCGGACCCCGAG ATCCTCAAACGGCAAGAGTACTTTGGCAAATATGGCAAAATTCACAAAGTAGTTATAAACCAGAGTACAACGTATGCGGGGTCACAG GGTCCGTCGGCGTCGGCGTACGTGACGTACGTGTCGCCGGCCGACGCCCTGCGCGCCATCCAGGGCGTCAACAACGTGACGCTGGACGGCCGCGTGCTCAAGGGCTCGCTCGGTACCACCAAGTACTGCGCCAACTTCATGAAGAACCAGCCCTGTCCCAAGCCAGACTGCATGTATCTGCACGAGCTAG GTGATCCAAAAGCATCGTTCACGAAGGAAGAGATGCACGCGGGCCTGCACCAGGTGTACGAGCGCAAGCTTCACAACCAGCTGCTGCAGGCGCAGCGGGACAAACCAGACGACAAACACAGCAATAGTTCAG GTAATTCTAGTACGAATGCAGAAAAAAGCAGTTCAAAAGATG GTAATCAATCGAACTTTATACCGACAACAGTGGTCACATCGTCACATATAAACGTAGTCAATTCTTCTAA atctaataaaaaagaatctGTAAATGGCAACAGTGGGTCGAGTAGCAGCAGCAGCGGCggcagcggcagcggcggcAAGGAGGCCTGGCCCAGCCTCGGGGCCTCGCCGCCCGCCGACAGCCCCGCCCGGAAACAGCCCAGTCCCAAACCAATACACTCGCAGG TTAAGTCACAAGAAAACGGCACATCAGAATCTTCCAGTCCTACACAACAGATACATCAGGCTCAAACAAAACAGAGTAAAGACACACACACAGATAGCAAAACAAATAGAAGCAAGGAAACAAACAGCACAAACGGCCAAAGTAGCAAGAAAAGTAAAACTGACAACAAATCTAAACAAAAGTCTAGCAATagtattaataatgataataacgATACCGAAACATTAGATACCAAACAATACAATAGCACGCAGACGACGCATACGTCAGTGTTCGAGAGCGATACACAGAGCTTCCTGTCCAACGACATCGACGAGCTGGAGTCAGACCGCCACAGCCTGCTGGAGAAGCACGACCTGCTCGACAGTCAGCACTCCCTGCTGGACAGCCAACACTCCCTGCTGGGCAGCCAACACAGCCTGCTGGGCAGCCAACACTCCCTACTGGGCAGTCAACACTCCTTGCTGGACCACGAACACCCACTGCTGGGCGCGCGCGAACCGCCGCTCAACGGGTACCTGCTGGACCGCGACACGCTCCCCTATCTAGCCAACGACACGCGACAGATTAGCCAAATATCACAAGGTCTCATGGATCAAAAGGAACTCTTACTACGGGAACGCAGCCAAAGCGAAATGCTCATGAGACAAAACGAATTAATGGCGAGGCAACACAACGTAATGGTCGAGCCTAAACACTATATGCCCTCGTCTAGTATAGGACTCGAGTCAGCTAGTGAAATATTAG GTGCTAATTTTCATCCAAATCCCAATATGCTTCCACCGTTCGGTATGCGCGTAGACAATTCCATGGGCGGTAGCTCGCTGTCGGCGAGCTCGCTGGCCAACTCCATGGGCGGCGGCTACATGATGCACAGTCAACAGCTGATGCAGCAAAGTCAGCCACAGATGCAACAGACTGGCCTTGTCAATGGATTCGATATACCACAGTCGGCG AATGAGGTGAGATACCTGGCGGAGAACATGGACAAGTTCTTCACGGACTTCCACAAGGCGCAGCAGATGCGGCTGCAGCTGTCGCGCGGCGCGGCGGACGAGCGGCGCTACGTGGACCACCACCACTACCCGCAGAACATGCTCAGCGCGGAGCGTCTCGAGATGGAACACAAGCAGAG AATGAACAACATACGCGGCAACGAAGGCAACGGTGGTCGGGCGGCCGGCGACGGAGACGACGACCTTGACTTCGACCCCTTCAAGGAGACGCAGAAGGCGTTCGCAGAGCTCATGGAGACAGAAATGATGCAAAACACAGTTTCTAGCGG TGACAATATGGACCGTGTACGTCGATCCCGCCTCGCGCCGCCCGGCTTCAGTCATATGAACGCGTTCGGTGTAGCTCCCCGCCCACAACAGACACACCATCAAA GTTATAACTCAAATAGCGCCATGTTCTCAGACTGGACTCAGATGGACCCGGCCATCATGTCGACGTCGGTGTCGCTGGGCaaggcggcgggcgcgggcgggccgGCGCTGAGCCCGCAGCAGGCCGAGCTGTTCGCGCGCTTCAACCAGCTGGGCGTGGAGGGCCGGCCGGGCTGGGCGCGCCTGGGCTGGGGCGGCGTGGGCTACGCGGGCGTGTCGCTGCCGCCGGGCTTCGCGCCCGCCAAGCCCGCGCAGCGCCCCGCCGAGTGCATCGACGCCAAGTAG
- the LOC113498099 gene encoding uncharacterized protein LOC113498099 isoform X2 yields the protein MSVLNQSGEEQVECPLCMEPLEVDDLHFYPCTCGYQICRFCWNRIREGENGLCPACRKAYPENPADFTPLSQEQVAAIKTEKKAREQKRRNKTLESRRALANVRVVQNNLVFVVGLPVRLADPEILKRQEYFGKYGKIHKVVINQSTTYAGSQGPSASAYVTYVSPADALRAIQGVNNVTLDGRVLKGSLGTTKYCANFMKNQPCPKPDCMYLHELGDPKASFTKEEMHAGLHQVYERKLHNQLLQAQRDKPDDKHSNSSGNSSTNAEKSSSKDGNQSNFIPTTVVTSSHINVVNSSKSNKKESVNGNSGSSSSSSGGSGSGGKEAWPSLGASPPADSPARKQPSPKPIHSQVKSQENGTSESSSPTQQIHQAQTKQSKDTHTDSKTNRSKETNSTNGQSSKKSKTDNKSKQKSSNSINNDNNDTETLDTKQYNSTQTTHTSVFESDTQSFLSNDIDELESDRHSLLEKHDLLDSQHSLLDSQHSLLGSQHSLLGSQHSLLGSQHSLLDHEHPLLGAREPPLNGYLLDRDTLPYLANDTRQISQISQGLMDQKELLLRERSQSEMLMRQNELMARQHNVMVEPKHYMPSSSIGLESASEILGANFHPNPNMLPPFGMRVDNSMGGSSLSASSLANSMGGGYMMHSQQLMQQSQPQMQQTGLVNGFDIPQSANEVRYLAENMDKFFTDFHKAQQMRLQLSRGAADERRYVDHHHYPQNMLSAERLEMEHKQRMNNIRGNEGNGGRAAGDGDDDLDFDPFKETQKAFAELMETEMMQNTVSSGDNMDRVRRSRLAPPGFSHMNAFGVAPRPQQTHHQNWTQMDPAIMSTSVSLGKAAGAGGPALSPQQAELFARFNQLGVEGRPGWARLGWGGVGYAGVSLPPGFAPAKPAQRPAECIDAK from the exons ATGTCAGTGCTGAATCAGAGTGGAGAAGAGCAG GTGGAATGTCCCCTGTGTATGGAACCCTTGGAGGTGGACGATCTCCACTTCTACCCGTGCACATGTGGATACCAA ATATGCCGGTTTTGCTGGAATCGAATTCGGGAAGGCGAGAACGGTTTATGTCCGGCGTGTCGGAAAGCCTACCCGGAGAACCCGGCAGACTTCACTCCGCTCAGTCAAGAGCAG GTTGCAGCAATAAAGACGGAGAAAAAGGCGCGCGAGCAGAAGCGGCGGAACAAGACGCTGGAGTCGCGGCGCGCGCTCGCCAACGTGCGCGTCGTGCAGAACAACCTCGTGTTCGTGGTCGGCCTGCCCGTGCGGCTCGCGGACCCCGAG ATCCTCAAACGGCAAGAGTACTTTGGCAAATATGGCAAAATTCACAAAGTAGTTATAAACCAGAGTACAACGTATGCGGGGTCACAG GGTCCGTCGGCGTCGGCGTACGTGACGTACGTGTCGCCGGCCGACGCCCTGCGCGCCATCCAGGGCGTCAACAACGTGACGCTGGACGGCCGCGTGCTCAAGGGCTCGCTCGGTACCACCAAGTACTGCGCCAACTTCATGAAGAACCAGCCCTGTCCCAAGCCAGACTGCATGTATCTGCACGAGCTAG GTGATCCAAAAGCATCGTTCACGAAGGAAGAGATGCACGCGGGCCTGCACCAGGTGTACGAGCGCAAGCTTCACAACCAGCTGCTGCAGGCGCAGCGGGACAAACCAGACGACAAACACAGCAATAGTTCAG GTAATTCTAGTACGAATGCAGAAAAAAGCAGTTCAAAAGATG GTAATCAATCGAACTTTATACCGACAACAGTGGTCACATCGTCACATATAAACGTAGTCAATTCTTCTAA atctaataaaaaagaatctGTAAATGGCAACAGTGGGTCGAGTAGCAGCAGCAGCGGCggcagcggcagcggcggcAAGGAGGCCTGGCCCAGCCTCGGGGCCTCGCCGCCCGCCGACAGCCCCGCCCGGAAACAGCCCAGTCCCAAACCAATACACTCGCAGG TTAAGTCACAAGAAAACGGCACATCAGAATCTTCCAGTCCTACACAACAGATACATCAGGCTCAAACAAAACAGAGTAAAGACACACACACAGATAGCAAAACAAATAGAAGCAAGGAAACAAACAGCACAAACGGCCAAAGTAGCAAGAAAAGTAAAACTGACAACAAATCTAAACAAAAGTCTAGCAATagtattaataatgataataacgATACCGAAACATTAGATACCAAACAATACAATAGCACGCAGACGACGCATACGTCAGTGTTCGAGAGCGATACACAGAGCTTCCTGTCCAACGACATCGACGAGCTGGAGTCAGACCGCCACAGCCTGCTGGAGAAGCACGACCTGCTCGACAGTCAGCACTCCCTGCTGGACAGCCAACACTCCCTGCTGGGCAGCCAACACAGCCTGCTGGGCAGCCAACACTCCCTACTGGGCAGTCAACACTCCTTGCTGGACCACGAACACCCACTGCTGGGCGCGCGCGAACCGCCGCTCAACGGGTACCTGCTGGACCGCGACACGCTCCCCTATCTAGCCAACGACACGCGACAGATTAGCCAAATATCACAAGGTCTCATGGATCAAAAGGAACTCTTACTACGGGAACGCAGCCAAAGCGAAATGCTCATGAGACAAAACGAATTAATGGCGAGGCAACACAACGTAATGGTCGAGCCTAAACACTATATGCCCTCGTCTAGTATAGGACTCGAGTCAGCTAGTGAAATATTAG GTGCTAATTTTCATCCAAATCCCAATATGCTTCCACCGTTCGGTATGCGCGTAGACAATTCCATGGGCGGTAGCTCGCTGTCGGCGAGCTCGCTGGCCAACTCCATGGGCGGCGGCTACATGATGCACAGTCAACAGCTGATGCAGCAAAGTCAGCCACAGATGCAACAGACTGGCCTTGTCAATGGATTCGATATACCACAGTCGGCG AATGAGGTGAGATACCTGGCGGAGAACATGGACAAGTTCTTCACGGACTTCCACAAGGCGCAGCAGATGCGGCTGCAGCTGTCGCGCGGCGCGGCGGACGAGCGGCGCTACGTGGACCACCACCACTACCCGCAGAACATGCTCAGCGCGGAGCGTCTCGAGATGGAACACAAGCAGAG AATGAACAACATACGCGGCAACGAAGGCAACGGTGGTCGGGCGGCCGGCGACGGAGACGACGACCTTGACTTCGACCCCTTCAAGGAGACGCAGAAGGCGTTCGCAGAGCTCATGGAGACAGAAATGATGCAAAACACAGTTTCTAGCGG TGACAATATGGACCGTGTACGTCGATCCCGCCTCGCGCCGCCCGGCTTCAGTCATATGAACGCGTTCGGTGTAGCTCCCCGCCCACAACAGACACACCATCAAA ACTGGACTCAGATGGACCCGGCCATCATGTCGACGTCGGTGTCGCTGGGCaaggcggcgggcgcgggcgggccgGCGCTGAGCCCGCAGCAGGCCGAGCTGTTCGCGCGCTTCAACCAGCTGGGCGTGGAGGGCCGGCCGGGCTGGGCGCGCCTGGGCTGGGGCGGCGTGGGCTACGCGGGCGTGTCGCTGCCGCCGGGCTTCGCGCCCGCCAAGCCCGCGCAGCGCCCCGCCGAGTGCATCGACGCCAAGTAG
- the LOC113498099 gene encoding uncharacterized protein LOC113498099 isoform X3: MSVLNQSGEEQVECPLCMEPLEVDDLHFYPCTCGYQICRFCWNRIREGENGLCPACRKAYPENPADFTPLSQEQVAAIKTEKKAREQKRRNKTLESRRALANVRVVQNNLVFVVGLPVRLADPEILKRQEYFGKYGKIHKVVINQSTTYAGSQGPSASAYVTYVSPADALRAIQGVNNVTLDGRVLKGSLGTTKYCANFMKNQPCPKPDCMYLHELGDPKASFTKEEMHAGLHQVYERKLHNQLLQAQRDKPDDKHSNSSGNSSTNAEKSSSKDGNQSNFIPTTVVTSSHINVVNSSNGSSSSSSGGSGSGGKEAWPSLGASPPADSPARKQPSPKPIHSQVKSQENGTSESSSPTQQIHQAQTKQSKDTHTDSKTNRSKETNSTNGQSSKKSKTDNKSKQKSSNSINNDNNDTETLDTKQYNSTQTTHTSVFESDTQSFLSNDIDELESDRHSLLEKHDLLDSQHSLLDSQHSLLGSQHSLLGSQHSLLGSQHSLLDHEHPLLGAREPPLNGYLLDRDTLPYLANDTRQISQISQGLMDQKELLLRERSQSEMLMRQNELMARQHNVMVEPKHYMPSSSIGLESASEILGANFHPNPNMLPPFGMRVDNSMGGSSLSASSLANSMGGGYMMHSQQLMQQSQPQMQQTGLVNGFDIPQSANEVRYLAENMDKFFTDFHKAQQMRLQLSRGAADERRYVDHHHYPQNMLSAERLEMEHKQRMNNIRGNEGNGGRAAGDGDDDLDFDPFKETQKAFAELMETEMMQNTVSSGDNMDRVRRSRLAPPGFSHMNAFGVAPRPQQTHHQSYNSNSAMFSDWTQMDPAIMSTSVSLGKAAGAGGPALSPQQAELFARFNQLGVEGRPGWARLGWGGVGYAGVSLPPGFAPAKPAQRPAECIDAK, translated from the exons ATGTCAGTGCTGAATCAGAGTGGAGAAGAGCAG GTGGAATGTCCCCTGTGTATGGAACCCTTGGAGGTGGACGATCTCCACTTCTACCCGTGCACATGTGGATACCAA ATATGCCGGTTTTGCTGGAATCGAATTCGGGAAGGCGAGAACGGTTTATGTCCGGCGTGTCGGAAAGCCTACCCGGAGAACCCGGCAGACTTCACTCCGCTCAGTCAAGAGCAG GTTGCAGCAATAAAGACGGAGAAAAAGGCGCGCGAGCAGAAGCGGCGGAACAAGACGCTGGAGTCGCGGCGCGCGCTCGCCAACGTGCGCGTCGTGCAGAACAACCTCGTGTTCGTGGTCGGCCTGCCCGTGCGGCTCGCGGACCCCGAG ATCCTCAAACGGCAAGAGTACTTTGGCAAATATGGCAAAATTCACAAAGTAGTTATAAACCAGAGTACAACGTATGCGGGGTCACAG GGTCCGTCGGCGTCGGCGTACGTGACGTACGTGTCGCCGGCCGACGCCCTGCGCGCCATCCAGGGCGTCAACAACGTGACGCTGGACGGCCGCGTGCTCAAGGGCTCGCTCGGTACCACCAAGTACTGCGCCAACTTCATGAAGAACCAGCCCTGTCCCAAGCCAGACTGCATGTATCTGCACGAGCTAG GTGATCCAAAAGCATCGTTCACGAAGGAAGAGATGCACGCGGGCCTGCACCAGGTGTACGAGCGCAAGCTTCACAACCAGCTGCTGCAGGCGCAGCGGGACAAACCAGACGACAAACACAGCAATAGTTCAG GTAATTCTAGTACGAATGCAGAAAAAAGCAGTTCAAAAGATG GTAATCAATCGAACTTTATACCGACAACAGTGGTCACATCGTCACATATAAACGTAGTCAATTCTTCTAA TGGGTCGAGTAGCAGCAGCAGCGGCggcagcggcagcggcggcAAGGAGGCCTGGCCCAGCCTCGGGGCCTCGCCGCCCGCCGACAGCCCCGCCCGGAAACAGCCCAGTCCCAAACCAATACACTCGCAGG TTAAGTCACAAGAAAACGGCACATCAGAATCTTCCAGTCCTACACAACAGATACATCAGGCTCAAACAAAACAGAGTAAAGACACACACACAGATAGCAAAACAAATAGAAGCAAGGAAACAAACAGCACAAACGGCCAAAGTAGCAAGAAAAGTAAAACTGACAACAAATCTAAACAAAAGTCTAGCAATagtattaataatgataataacgATACCGAAACATTAGATACCAAACAATACAATAGCACGCAGACGACGCATACGTCAGTGTTCGAGAGCGATACACAGAGCTTCCTGTCCAACGACATCGACGAGCTGGAGTCAGACCGCCACAGCCTGCTGGAGAAGCACGACCTGCTCGACAGTCAGCACTCCCTGCTGGACAGCCAACACTCCCTGCTGGGCAGCCAACACAGCCTGCTGGGCAGCCAACACTCCCTACTGGGCAGTCAACACTCCTTGCTGGACCACGAACACCCACTGCTGGGCGCGCGCGAACCGCCGCTCAACGGGTACCTGCTGGACCGCGACACGCTCCCCTATCTAGCCAACGACACGCGACAGATTAGCCAAATATCACAAGGTCTCATGGATCAAAAGGAACTCTTACTACGGGAACGCAGCCAAAGCGAAATGCTCATGAGACAAAACGAATTAATGGCGAGGCAACACAACGTAATGGTCGAGCCTAAACACTATATGCCCTCGTCTAGTATAGGACTCGAGTCAGCTAGTGAAATATTAG GTGCTAATTTTCATCCAAATCCCAATATGCTTCCACCGTTCGGTATGCGCGTAGACAATTCCATGGGCGGTAGCTCGCTGTCGGCGAGCTCGCTGGCCAACTCCATGGGCGGCGGCTACATGATGCACAGTCAACAGCTGATGCAGCAAAGTCAGCCACAGATGCAACAGACTGGCCTTGTCAATGGATTCGATATACCACAGTCGGCG AATGAGGTGAGATACCTGGCGGAGAACATGGACAAGTTCTTCACGGACTTCCACAAGGCGCAGCAGATGCGGCTGCAGCTGTCGCGCGGCGCGGCGGACGAGCGGCGCTACGTGGACCACCACCACTACCCGCAGAACATGCTCAGCGCGGAGCGTCTCGAGATGGAACACAAGCAGAG AATGAACAACATACGCGGCAACGAAGGCAACGGTGGTCGGGCGGCCGGCGACGGAGACGACGACCTTGACTTCGACCCCTTCAAGGAGACGCAGAAGGCGTTCGCAGAGCTCATGGAGACAGAAATGATGCAAAACACAGTTTCTAGCGG TGACAATATGGACCGTGTACGTCGATCCCGCCTCGCGCCGCCCGGCTTCAGTCATATGAACGCGTTCGGTGTAGCTCCCCGCCCACAACAGACACACCATCAAA GTTATAACTCAAATAGCGCCATGTTCTCAGACTGGACTCAGATGGACCCGGCCATCATGTCGACGTCGGTGTCGCTGGGCaaggcggcgggcgcgggcgggccgGCGCTGAGCCCGCAGCAGGCCGAGCTGTTCGCGCGCTTCAACCAGCTGGGCGTGGAGGGCCGGCCGGGCTGGGCGCGCCTGGGCTGGGGCGGCGTGGGCTACGCGGGCGTGTCGCTGCCGCCGGGCTTCGCGCCCGCCAAGCCCGCGCAGCGCCCCGCCGAGTGCATCGACGCCAAGTAG